The Clostridium sp. DL-VIII DNA window TTTACCATTTCCCAAAATTGCTGTAATTACACCATCTTTACCTATTTCAAATGAAGCTATCTTTTCCGTACTGCCATTATATTCTATACTATCTGGTATAGCTAAAGGATGTAATGATGTATCAGTTGCATGTAAATTAGCTGCATCTGAGTCTACATATGATACTACTGGTTCACCTGTACTATAATCCACGCTTACAGTTGCACTAGCAGGATTAGTTCCTGTGGATGTCCCTGTTAAGTAATAGCCCATTACCCTATGTCCATCGGCTGTTACTAAATTTCCTTGTTCATCTAAAGTAAGATTCCCGTCTCTAGTATACAAAGTTTCTGACATTTCCTTAGTAGTTGTCCCTCCACCGCCGGCACCGCCACCAGTACTTGTACCATCTGTAGTATCTATTGTCCCATCTACTGGTCCTTTAGCAACAACTAAATATCCTTCTCCATCAACGCATACATCTAAAGCTCTTCCTGTTGATAACGCATTACCTTGACTCATTAACTTATTAATACTTGAAAGTTTAGCTCCAAGACCTACCTGCTTAGAATTTGTACCTCCAAGTACACTTGTAGGCGCTGTTGCAACTCCAGCATTTTGATAAAGCATGTCAGTAAATCTAGCTTGTGACCCTTTAAATGCTGTAGTTCCAACATTGGCAATATTGTTACCTATTACATCTAATTTAGTTTGATTAACCTTCATTCCGCTTATTCCAGAATACATACATCTTAACATAAACGTTCCTCCCATTTATACATATTAATTATACATTTATTTAACTTGCTTCTGTCATTCCGCAAGCTGAGGCTTCCGATTACCAATCAACATTTAACAATTACTAATTTACAATAATGAATAAAAATTATACATTTTCATCTTCAAAAAATTCTAAAAAAATTTTATCCTTAACTGTAAATTATAAACTGTAAACTGCAAACTGCTTTAAGGTCCAGCCTATAAAATCACTACGCTATCTACATTTGTAAATATGTTATCTTTTGCTCTATCTTTCTCTACAGCTGTTATTAAAGTTTTATTTTCTACACTTGCAATTAACGCTATATCCTTATATAACATAACTGTATTTTTTGAATTTTTATCCTTTGCTATTTCAAAACCCTTTTGTATTTCTTTCATATCTTCTTCTGTAAAATTTATATTATTTAATCGCATAGCTGCATGTTTAGATACAGTAAATCCTTCATCTTTATTTTTAAGATCTTCAAGGACACTTTTAAAGCTTGTTTCATCTTTACTATTAGTTGTCTTAGCTACATTATTTAATGAACTTGTAATTGGTTTAATATTTCCTACTGAATATGCTCGACCATTAATAATCCTATAACTCATTCTCAGCCTATTCTTTACTAACGCTTTGCTTAACTATTAGTACTGCTTGCAATAGTATTTACAGATTTATCATTGGAAGAACTACTTTGGTTAACAGAATTAGCATTTGAATCATCAGCTGAACTGCTAGATTCTGCCGCCTTACCATCAGAACCGTCTTTAGAATCACTCGAATCTGAACTACTATTCTTTCCTAAGTCAACATTCATATCATCATCTGATAAATTACCTGCTCTTACTATATCGCCATAATCGTAGGTCTTAGTTTCTCCAGTTGGCTTTCCACCATCATCTAATGTAGCAACTTTTATTTTTACTGTGGCTCCAGAAACTGTATCTATATAAGCTCCAGTTACTTTTCCCTTTACAGTAACAGTCTTTCCATCGTCATCCAATATTGCAACAACAACATTTTCATTTCCTTGCGCTAAGGCCGAAGCAGCTAGGAAATCTGAATTTAGTGCAGATCTGCTATTAGCTACTGTATTACTGTCTGTAGCATCTACAACACCTATTATATTAGATACATCAAGTTCCACTGATTTTCCGCCAACAATCATATCTGCATAAGTTCCACTAGCTTTCTTAATTATTCCTGTTACATATCCTTGAAGATTTTTCCCGGAATCATCTGTCGAATTTATTGTTACCGTCTTTCCAATCATTTGCTGATATGCATAGTCAGACATGGTACCATTTAAATTCTGCATTTGCTCTAATGATGCGAATTGAGCCATTTGAGCTACATATGCACTCGAATCTTGATTTTGGGTCGGATCTAAATTACTTAATTGAGCAGCCAAGATCTTTAAGAAAGAATTTTTATCAAAATCAGTATTTGATTTTACAATTTTCGTTCCCCTGTCAGTTGTGTATTGACCTGAAACTGAATTATTTGTTGATACAGCCATATAAATACCTCCTATGCAAAAAAGTCTAAATTATTGTCATTTTCAGCATTATCTGCTGTTGATATTTCATCAATTGTTGCATCTTCTTCATTCATACCATTAGTTCTATTATTGTTTTTACTTTGCTCTTCAGAAAGTTGTCTTCCAAACCCTTGATCTGTAAAGAATGTAGTATCTTCTTGATATAAATTGATATTTACATCAGCCATTTTTATATTTTGTTCGCTTAACTGCTTTTTAATATCAGCTATATTTTGTGAAAGTAAAGCAGTTGTTTCCTTTGAATTGGCTTTTAGTTCAGCTTTCATCAAACCATCTTCCTGAACTAATTTAATTGTTATTTCTCCTAAATTACCTGGATTTACTTTTACAGTTAATTCTTTAAGTGAATTTGAACTCATGAATTTAACATCCCGTATTAAATCATCTACAAAAGTCGCCTTATTAACCGAAAGTCCTCTTACATTTTCAACTCCTTGATTTTGAACTATAGAATTTCTTGATGCGAACAAATTTATTTTGTTTAAAGAATCATCTTTTTTATCATCAAGTAGTGAATTTAAAAATTTATCTTCTTTTGAAGCTGCCTTATTATCTTTCGTAGCTTCTCCACTTGTATTTTTACTTGAATCCTCATTGCTATTTTGTGAATGATTTTTATTTAGCATCTCTTCAAGAGTTAAAATCTTCTTAGTTTGCCCTTGCTTGTCATTCAGCATATTTGATATTTCCGACATTAAATTTTTCAAATTACTTTTAGTTTCTTTTGTCTCATTCGAATTATTACCAGATAAACTAGAACTTAAATTCCCCAAAAGCTTTTGTATTGATTTTAATGAATCAGTATCTAAATTATCCTTTACAGAATCTTCTTTTAAGAGTTCCATTATTTTACTCATAATGTCATCTAAGTTACTATTGGATTTCGTAAGTTTATCAATAGTATTTGTAAGATTTTTTAGAGCATCTGAATTAACTTTTCCATTTAACTTTAAATCATCTTGCTTAATACCTAGCTTTGAAAGTAAATCTAACAATTCTGTTAATGCATCTTTTATCTTATCCTTAGAATCTGAGTCAGATTTACTATCCTCTTCTAATTCTTTAAGCTTTTTCTTTAATTCATCAAGCTCATCATTATTGGTAACTTCATTTGACTCTCTACCTTTATTCACATCATCAGTTCTACTCATTCTATCTACATTTTCATTATCATCTTCTCTTCTAGAATTAGTCTTTGAACTTAATATTTCTTTAAAGTCATCAGGTCTATTGCTTGCTTTTGCATTATAACCCCAATTAGAGTCATAAGTGGCTTTAGTGGAGAAGCCACTTGATGTATAACTTGTTGAAAACATATCAAGACTACTAGTTCCCGAATAATTATTTGACGCATTTGTACTTATACCCATTATTCTCACCCCCTTTCAAGTTCAATTAATAACTTATATTAGAATTTCTTAACTGAATTTCAAAAAGTAAAATACCCTATTTTACTAAATATGAGTTCATTAATATTTATTGAACATCCTGATTTCTTACATATGCGTAAAGAGCTAACTCATCTAAATTTATTTGTTCTATTCTATCCTGCTCTTTTACATATGCAGTATATTTCTTCTCTTTTAATGTTTGAACCGTCTTTCTTTCCATTTGCTTTAC harbors:
- a CDS encoding flagellar hook-basal body complex protein, giving the protein MLRCMYSGISGMKVNQTKLDVIGNNIANVGTTAFKGSQARFTDMLYQNAGVATAPTSVLGGTNSKQVGLGAKLSSINKLMSQGNALSTGRALDVCVDGEGYLVVAKGPVDGTIDTTDGTSTGGGAGGGGTTTKEMSETLYTRDGNLTLDEQGNLVTADGHRVMGYYLTGTSTGTNPASATVSVDYSTGEPVVSYVDSDAANLHATDTSLHPLAIPDSIEYNGSTEKIASFEIGKDGVITAILGNGKRSAIGQIAMADFKNPEALKDVGGNMSLVSSNSGSAIYKTGKLDATSTSSTTEDNSGGFGDFVQGTLEASNVDLTEQFTDMITATRSFQAASKMISTGDEILQTITGLIR
- a CDS encoding TIGR02530 family flagellar biosynthesis protein, which encodes MSYRIINGRAYSVGNIKPITSSLNNVAKTTNSKDETSFKSVLEDLKNKDEGFTVSKHAAMRLNNINFTEEDMKEIQKGFEIAKDKNSKNTVMLYKDIALIASVENKTLITAVEKDRAKDNIFTNVDSVVIL
- a CDS encoding flagellar hook capping FlgD N-terminal domain-containing protein, encoding MAVSTNNSVSGQYTTDRGTKIVKSNTDFDKNSFLKILAAQLSNLDPTQNQDSSAYVAQMAQFASLEQMQNLNGTMSDYAYQQMIGKTVTINSTDDSGKNLQGYVTGIIKKASGTYADMIVGGKSVELDVSNIIGVVDATDSNTVANSRSALNSDFLAASALAQGNENVVVAILDDDGKTVTVKGKVTGAYIDTVSGATVKIKVATLDDGGKPTGETKTYDYGDIVRAGNLSDDDMNVDLGKNSSSDSSDSKDGSDGKAAESSSSADDSNANSVNQSSSSNDKSVNTIASSTNS
- a CDS encoding flagellar hook-length control protein FliK; the encoded protein is MGISTNASNNYSGTSSLDMFSTSYTSSGFSTKATYDSNWGYNAKASNRPDDFKEILSSKTNSRREDDNENVDRMSRTDDVNKGRESNEVTNNDELDELKKKLKELEEDSKSDSDSKDKIKDALTELLDLLSKLGIKQDDLKLNGKVNSDALKNLTNTIDKLTKSNSNLDDIMSKIMELLKEDSVKDNLDTDSLKSIQKLLGNLSSSLSGNNSNETKETKSNLKNLMSEISNMLNDKQGQTKKILTLEEMLNKNHSQNSNEDSSKNTSGEATKDNKAASKEDKFLNSLLDDKKDDSLNKINLFASRNSIVQNQGVENVRGLSVNKATFVDDLIRDVKFMSSNSLKELTVKVNPGNLGEITIKLVQEDGLMKAELKANSKETTALLSQNIADIKKQLSEQNIKMADVNINLYQEDTTFFTDQGFGRQLSEEQSKNNNRTNGMNEEDATIDEISTADNAENDNNLDFFA